The DNA window GCGTCGGCGGCTCGTTGGTGAAGCTCGGCTGAGCCGGGCGCGAGGCGGGAGCGGGCGGTGAAGGACTTCTCGGAGCGTATCTACCTCGACTTTCTCCAGGAGCTGGATGGCCTGGAGCGCTTCCGGCAGCGGTTCCAGGAGCGGCACCCCGCGGCGCCCTTGGATCGCGAGGACCCGGACGTGCGGCGCCTCATCGAGGCGATGGCGTTCTTCTCCGTGCAGACGCGGCACGCCACGCTGATGAACCTGCGCTCCACGTGGCGGCGCCTCTTCGCCGGGTTCTTCGACTTCCTGTTGGAGCCGGTGCCCGCCGCGGCCATGGCCCAGGCCGTGCCCACCGAGAAGATGGTGGAGCCGGTGGTGCTCACGCGCGGCACGGAGCTGCGGCTGACGCCCGCCGAGGGAGTCTCAGGCTCCTTCCGGCTCCAGCGCGACCTGCGCGTGCTGCCCATCTTCCTCAAGCAGACGGACGTCGTGCCGCAGGTGAGAAGCGGCCACCGGCTCATCCTGCGCTTCGAGTCCCGCTTCGCGCGCAAGGACGCCATCGACGTGCTCAGCCTGCACGTGCGCCACCTGGACGACTACCGCTCGTCGCTCGCGGTGTTCCACGCCCTGCGTCGCCACGTGCAGCAGGTGAGCGTCGTCTACGACGAGGAGGCGGATGAGCACTCCGCGGGCAGCCCGTGCGAGGTGTCGTTCAACCGCGACCCGCCGGCTCCGGACGACACCGCGCTCTACGCGCACCCCTTCCAGCGCCTGCGCGCCTTCTTCCAGTTCCCCGAGCGGCAGCTCTTCCTGCACGTGAAGGTGCCGCCGCCGCGCAACAGCTCGTGGCAGCGCTTCAGCCTGTGCCTGGACCTGGACAAGGACTGGACGGTGGGCCGGTCGCTGCATCCGGACTTCTTCCAGCTCTTCACCGTGCCGCTGGTCAACCTCAAGGCCGAGCCCGCGCAGGTCATCGTCGCGGACGGGACGCGCGCCGAGCACCCCATCCTGAGCATGAGCGCCGGGCGCGAGTTCAGCCTGCACTCGGTGACGGGCGTGTTCGAGATGACCAAGGCGGGCCTGTCCCCGCTGCGGCCCGCGTTCCTGCCGGGCCGCGGTCCCAGCTACGAGGTGGATGAGACGTTCGACGACGACCTGTCATCGCGGCAGAGCCTCATCGTGCGCATGCCCGAGGCCTTCACCGCGCCTCGCAAGATTGTCCTGGAGGCGCTCTGGCACCAGCCGCAGTTCTCGCCGCAGGCGGCGGGGCGCGTGGAGGTGACGGTGCCGGGGCGCCACATCGAAGGGCTGCGCTGGCAGACGGTGGGCAGCCTCCAGCCTCACCGGGACAGCACGGTGCGCAACGACGTGGAGGCCCTCACGCAGTTCCTGGCGTGGAAGGCGAAGGCGACCCTGGGTCGCGACGAGGTGGTGGCGCTCCTGGGGCACCTGGGCACGCCCGCTGAGAGCCCGTTCCGGCGGGTCCTGCCGTGGTTGAAGGACCTGCGGTGTAGTGTTGTCCCGGACAGCGCGTTGAAGGGCACCGGCCTCCGTCATGTCTACGAGGTGGTGATGGAGCCGTTCGACGCCGGCTATGAGCCTGTTGTCGTCTGCTTTCTTGAGCAGGTCAGAGACCTGCTGGATGCTTGGAACAACGAGGCAACTGTTGAGCTGAGGGCCTCGGTGGCGGGGCTGGGCCCGCTTCCACTGCCGTAGGTCATCCATGAAACTGGAGCTCTGGCATTCCATCCTGGCGACACAGCGACGCGTGCGCGCGCTGTTCGACCGGATCCTGCCCGCCGAGCCAGCACCGGGGGCGCGCCGGGCGCAGGTGCGGGTGGGGATGGAAGCGCTGGGCCATCTGGAGCAGCAGCTCCTGGTGGAGCTCGAGCGACTGCGGGCCGCCTTCGGTGAGACGCTGCGCCCCGACGAGGTCGAGGACGTCATCCGGCCCTTCGCCTACTTCATCGACGAGCAGGTCCTCCGCAGGCTGGCGGACGCGGAGCAGCCGATGTGGCCGCTGCTCCAGCAGAACCTCTTCCAGGTGGATGCGGGCGGAGACCTCTTCTACGACTTCGTGGAAGAGAAGTTGCGCCGGCAGGACACGCCGCCCATCGTGTTCGAGATGCTCCGCTTCTGTCTCGCCGCTGGATTCACCGGGCGCCTCGTGGGCCAGCCCGAGCGGATCCGCGCGTTCAAGGACCGGTTGTCCGAGCGGATTCCCCAGCCCTTCGCCGTCCCCGCGGCGCCGCTGGCCGTGCCCGAGGGGGCACCCCCGACCATCTACGACTTCCCCTCGCACTACTACCTGGTGACGGCCGCCATCGTCGTCGGGCTGCCCGTGCTGCTGTGGTGGAGTTCCAATTGAAGCTCGGGTCGAAATTGGGGGAGCAGCCGCCGAGCGAGGGACAGGAGCCGAGGCCCTCACGTGAGGGACAGGAGCCGAAGCCCGCGAGCGAGGGACCGGGGCCGAAGCTCTCCGCGGTGTTGGACACGCTCACGCGCGACCTGACCGCCGAGCTGGGGAAGCTGTACGAGGGCCTCGCGCCACTGCTCGCGGACATCCGCCGGGACATCGCGGCGCTGGAGCCCGCCGAGGGGGATGCGATGCCGCCGCCCCAGGAGCAGGAGGCGCTGCGCGCTCGGATTGGCACGTCGCTCGACGAGGCCGAGGAGGTGCTGGAGGCGCTCCAGCTCGCCACGCGTGAGTCCACGCGAGGGAAGGGCTGATGGGCGCATCGCTCCAGAACGCCTGGGCGGTGCTCAAGCCGCACCTGGCGCTCGTGCTGGCGGGGCTCGGCGTCCTGCTGGCCGCGGGCGCGGGCGTGTTTCTCTGGTGGCGCAAGCGCTCGAGCGCCGGCGTGTCCCCCAGCGGAGGTCAGCGCCCGCTGGCGAGTGGCCAGTTGATGCGCCTGCGCGCGCGCTTCTTGAAGGCGCTGCCGTGGCGCTATCGGGCCTCCGTGCGGGACTTCCCCACGGTCGTCGTGTTGGGCCCGGCGGGCAGCGGCAAGTCCCGGCTCATTGACGTCGAGGTGGACTGGAAGCGGCAAGCCAACCAGTTCCTGCCCAGCCTCACCGAGGACCCGTTGCTCCAGATGTACCTGGGGCCGGACGTGGTGGTGCACGAGGTGTCCGCGCCCGTGCTGGAAGACGGCTCGCGCAACGCCCGCCGCGCGCTGCGCAAGCTGTGGAAGGCCAGCTTCGGCCGCCAGCACCTGGGACGCGTGGTGGTGGTGCTCGACGTGCGCTGGCTCGCGGACACGTCTCCGGACGAGGTCCGCCGCGTCACGCAGTTGCTGCGCGGGAAGATCAACCTGCTGGCGGAGGTGTGTCAGGCGTCCGTGGACACGCGGCTGTGCCTGACGCACATGGACACGCTGGAGGGCTTCTCGGACTTCGCCAAGCTGCTGCGGCAGAACGGCGTGCCGCTGGAGCTGGAGGTTCCGCCCGCGGGGCAGGAGGAGCAGCTCGGCAACAGCCTCCGGCCGCTGGAGAAGTACCTGGCGCTGGGCCTGACGTCGCTCGCGCCGGATGCGTTCGAGCGGCTCGCCTCGTTCTTCAGCCGAGGCAGCGAGAGCTTCGCGGTGCTGGGCCGCTTCGTCGCCACGTTGGTCGAGGGTGGCTCGCTGGCGTATCCGCTGAAGCTGTCGCGCGTGCACCTGTCCGCGCTGGCGACCGAGGACCGGGCTCCCGGGGCCCTGTCCGTGCGCATGGATCAGAAGCCGCAGCAGCTCTTCGCGCGCTATCGATGGATGCACCTGCGGCGCTGCGCGCTCATCCTCGCGGTGTGCTGCCTGCCCGTGCTGGCGGCCTACGCGCACTTCTACCAGCTCCTCCTTCAGGCCCAGCAGAAGCTGGTGACGTTCCAGTCCACGGTGCAGCGGCTGGAGGAGCGGCACCAGAGCGTGTCGGGCTCCGTGGTGGAGGGCCAGACGCAGGACGCGATGAAGGCGATGGAGGACCTCTGGGGCGCGACGCGCTACTGGCCTCCGCTGGCGAGCAGCTTCACCGACGAGTGGGCGGACCTTCGCTCGCAGCTCGCCCAGAGCATCCGGCTGTCGTACCTGAAGCCGCAGCTCGAGTGGTGCCAGGAGCAGTGCCGCCGCTGTGGCGCGCGCATCCCGGGCTGTCACCCCGTTCCGGTGCTGGGCCGCACGACGCGAGCGCAGCCGCTCGCTCCGGCGCGCCCGGCCCCGGGTGACGATGAGACCTGCCACCGCGAGGACTTCTGCCGGCCGGAGGAGGTCCTCTACACGCTCGGCGTCCTGTACGCCTCGCGCAACGACGACCTGGGACACTTCGTCCTCGAGGGCCTGCGCGATCCGCAGAAGCGGCAGCTCGGCTGGACGTCCGAGGCGCTCGGGTTGCACCTGTCCAGCGGCACCGTGGGCAACACCGAGAAGAACTGGGTGGACGCGGTGGGCCTGGCCGGCCCGATGATCGCCGACTACGTCATCGCCAGCGACACGCCGTTCGATCAGGACGTCCCGTGGGCGACGTGGCCCTTCGCGTGGCTGAGCAGCGAGGGTTTGCTCGGGCCGTGGCGAGAGCACTTCCAGCAGCTGCACACGCTCCTGGAGGCGCGAGACTTCGACCTCGCGGCGTGGAAGGAGCTGCGTGAGGAGCGGGTGGTGCTGCGCGAGCAGCTCACGCAGAGCGCACCGTTCGGCTCCGCGCGTCGCGTGCTCGACCTGTTGAATGCCTCGTCGGTCAAGCTGGACTCGCGGCGGCTCAAGGGCGTGGAGAGCATGCTGGGCGCGCTGGACTGGATGCGCTCGAACCAGGCAGTGCTCGAGGCCGTGCTCCGCATGGAGGACGAAGCGGACGTGGCCCTGCGTGCCGCGGAGCAGATGACTCCGGCGCAGCTGCTCACGCGCGCGGATGGCCTCTTCGCTCCCGCGGATGGAGACGCGCTGTACCGCGTCGAGGTGCTCCAGCGGGACTTCGAGTTCAGCCCGATGGACGTGTCGCGCCAACTGCTCGACAAGCTCATCCGCAAGCTCAAGGAGACGGGGCGCTCGCCCTTCGACACCAGCGTGTCCACGCCGCGCACGGGGAGCACCGTGTCCGCCGTGGCGACCGAGGGCGAAGGCGACGACGACGTGGAGTTCGCCAGCGGGCAGGCGCCGGTGGTGGGGCGCGTGCTCGGCCGCTCCGACTTCGAATCGCAGATCAGCCCCCTGGTGGACGAGTTCACCGAGCGGCTCGCCAAGTCCAAGCTGTCGCGCGAGGAGGCCGTGGAGCGCGCCAGCTTCGTGCGCGGGAAGGTGGAGGACTTCGCCCGCCGCTATGGACAGGACTTGTTCGCGAGCTACCGGGGCTATCGCTTCCACACCTCGCGCGCGACGCTGTCTGCGGACCTCGCCGTGCTGCTCCAGCCGTCCTCGAACCTGGAGGCCATGCTCCGGGACGTGTCGGGCCGCGCCAGCATCGGGCCGCTGGAAGGGGACTACTACGCGGCGATGCGCGACGCGGTGGCGCCGTTCAAGCCCGTCGTCCAGCTCATGACGCCGGACAAGAACGGCAACCTGGCGGAGCTGGCTGCGTACACGACGCTCATCTCGCAGCTCCAGATGGAGCTCAACGGGGTGAAGGCCGCCACCGCCAAGCCCGCGCCGGCCAAGGATGCCGCGGCCCCCGCGCCGAACCCCACGGGCGTGCAGCTGAGCGAGCTGCTGTCTCCCACGGGGCGCGTCGCGCTGGCGATGTTGCTGGAGGAGGACGACTCGTACCTGCGCCGGGTGGACGCCTGGTTGGATCAGCACGGCCTGGTGGGCGAGTTCCGTCAACCGTTCCGTCAGCCCTTCCTCGTGGTTCGCAGCCGGGGCCGGGCGGAGCTGGAGCGCGTCATCGCGGAGCAGTGGGCGTGGCAGGGACGCCGCGTGCTGGAGCCGCTCGTGAAGCGCTATCCGTTCAACGCCAACGCGCAGCAGGAAGTGGATCCATCGGAGCTGGAGATCCTTCGGCGCAAGGACGGGACCTTCTGGCAGTTCGTCACCCAGGTGCTGTCGCCGCTCCTGGAGGAGCGCGGCTCGGAGTGGACGCTGCGCTTCCCGCTCAAGACGCGGCTGCAGCTTCCGGCGCGCATGCTGACCACGCTCAGCCAGGTGGGCCACCTGTCGCGGCTGCTGTGGGATGACGAGGGCAACGCGAAGCCCATCCAGATGCAGGTGCGTCCGCTGCCGCTGCCGCCCTCGCCGGCGCCGGACAACTTCGTCACCATGTCCTTCTTGAAGTGCGGCGGGGCCGCTGCGTTTGGCTTCAACCAGCGCCCCACCTGGGCGGACTTCCCCTTGAGCTGGGTGAGCCCGCAGCCGGCCTCGATTGGCGTCGAGCTGCGCACCCCCGCGCGTGACGGGAAGCGCTACCGCTCGATGGAGATGTCTCACTCGTCATGGAACTGCTTCCGGCTGCTGGAGTCCGCCACCCTCACGGAGCAGCAGAACGTGGTCTGGGTGCTGCCGGGCCGCGGATCCGCGCTGGCCGAGAAGGTGCTGGAGCTCAGCTTCGGACTCCGGGGCGAGCCCTGGGCGCCGTTCCGGGGGATGACGCCATGAAGCACCTGGGAATCGCGGCGGGGCTCCTGCTCCTGTTGGGGAGCGTGGGTTGTGCGACGCCGCACCTCACCGTCAACGTCAAGGCACCGCCGGGCACCAACCAGGGGCGACCGCTCTACATGGTCATCCGCTCGGTCGTCACCAAGACGTACCTGTCGGAGGGCTACGGCGACGTCGCCGCCAAGGTCATCACCCCGGACGAGTCGGTGCTGCAGACGGCGGTGGTCTACCCGAGCCGCTCGACGCAGGTGCGCGTGAAGCTGCCGCCCGAGAAGGCCGTGGCGGTCAGCTTCCTCTTCACCACGCCCAATGGCGCGTGGCAGGCGCTGCTGGACACGCCGGTGCCGGACTCCATCGACATCGAGTTGCAAGAGAGCCGCATCCGGACGGACATTCCGTTGCCGCTGTCGGTCCCGGACATGCCCGCCGCGCCCGCGCTTCCTGCGGCGCCCGCCGCGCCGGCGGCTCCCGTGCCTCCGGCCGCGCCCAAGTTCGCGGCACCGAAGTAGCTGACTCCTCTCAGCGCACCAGGGCCGCGAGCTGCGTGCCGAGCGCATTCAGCGCCGCGGTCGCGCTGGCTTGCACCACAGTCACAGGCTGGGCCAGCAGCGTGCCGGATTGGAGCTGGGCCGCGATGGCGTCGAAGGGAGAGAAGAGCTGGGGCTTGGACGCGGTGGCTCGGCTCGACACGGCGTTCACCTGCGCGACGGCGCCATCCCGGGTCGCGTCCGCGCGCTGTTGGAACGCGGCGAGGGCCTGGTCGATGGGCGCTGTCATCGCCGTCTCCGCGCGGGTGCGGGCCTGCTTCAGCGCGTTCAGGCCCTGTGTGATGGTGGCCTTCGTCGAGTCCACGCCCGTGGCGAGCTGCGCGCGCGTGGCGGACACCTGTCCCTCGGCCGAGGTCCGTGCCGCCTTCATGGGCGTCACCGCGGCCTGAAGGCCCGAGGTCACCTGTGCATCCAGCGCGGACAGCCGCTGCGGCACCTGCGTCTTCAGCGGATCCACGCGCGCGGCCACTTGCTGCTTGAGGGCCTGAATCTGTTGCACGCCCTGCTCCTTCGCCGCGCCAATCTGGGTGACGCCCGTCGCCACCACCTGGGAAATCTGGGTGGAGGCCTGCTGGATGGTTTGCACGACGGACTGGGTGAGCGTGCCCATCTGCGCCACCACCTGCTGCTGCGCGGCGGTGACTTGCTGCTGGGCCTGCGTCTGTACCGTATCCACCTGGGTGATGAGCTGCGTCTGCATCGACTGCATCTGCTGGCCCATCTGAGAGGTCACCGTGCCGAGCTGCGTGGTGATCTGCTTCACCACCTGCCCGATGGACGTCACGGCCGGAGTCACCAGCGGCTTGGGCAGGTTCTCCGCGGGGACGGCCTCCAAGAGCGAGATGGCGCGCGCGAGCAGCGCCTCCAGCGAGCCGGTGATCTGCTGGAAGAGGGCCTGGAGCTTCTCGAGTTGCTGCGGCAATACCTCGAAGAGCGCGAGCACCTGCTCCTTGAGCGCGGAGATCTGCGCCGTCAGCGAGTCGAGCGTGGCGGACGCGGCGTCGATGGCCTGCTGGAGCGGCGCGCGCAGCGTGGCGACGGCGTCGAGTGTGCCCTTCACCAACCCGTCGATGAGCGTCCCCACCTGCGTGATGAGCGCCTCGATGCGGACCTGGGCCTGCTCGATGATCTTCTCCACGGCTTCGAGCTGGGAGCGCACGGTGCCGAGCTGTCCGCCCAGCGTCTGGTTGAGCGTGTCCAGCGCGCCCTGTGCCTGCTTCTTCGCCGTGGCCAAGGCGCCGCCCACCGTCGTGTCCAGGGGCGTGATGAGTCCGCTCGCGGCCCGTGATGCGCTGGCCACCTGCTCGCGCAGCGACTTGCGCTGCGTGTCGAGCAGCTTGGACTGCTGTTGATGCGTGGCCTGCGTGGACTTGCCCGCGGCGAGGACTTCCTTGCGCAATGCATCCAGGACACCCGTGGGCTCGGCCACCGTGGTGTCGAGCGTGGTGCCGAGCTGCGTCGCCTGGGCCTTCGCCGCGTCGCGAGTCCCGCCGATGCGCGTGAGGAGCGCCGCGACGGCGGAGTCTACCTGCGTCCCCGCTTGCTTCAGGTCTCCATCGAGCTGGGTGCGCGTCTGTTCGATGAGGGCCTTGCCTCGGGCCCGGCGTGCCGCGACCTCCGACGACGTGCCGCCCCGCGCCTTGAGCCGTGACTCCAGCTCCGTGTCATAGGCTGTACAGCGCTGCGTCACCTGCTGCTGGAGCGCGGTGAGCTGCGCCTGAGAGCCCTGGCTGGACGTCCGGGCTGACTGCTCCAAGGCCTGAGTGCGCGAGGTCGCCTCGGCCTGGAGCGCGTCGAGGGGGGCACGGGCGCGAGTGGCCGCTGCCTTCAGCGCCTGCCCATGGGCATCCAGCTGGCCCGCGAACTGGGTGAAGCGCGACGACGGGTCCGCGAGCGTGAGGTCCGCGGCGTCAATCTGCGCGGTGAGCGCGGAGAGCTTCGTGTCCACCTCGGGCTTGAGCGCGGCGATGAGAGCCGCGACGCCCCCCGCGAGGGACTCCACCTCGCCCCGAGAGGCCGTGATGCGCGGGGTGAGCCCCGAGCCGAAGGCCTCGACATCCGCCTTGAGTTTCGCGACCGTGGCACGCAGGTCGTTCATGGGTTTCTCCTGCCTCGACGGATGGGCTGGCTCATCGCAGCCCCGCGAGCGCGGCCTTCGCGTCGGCGGCGGCGCCCGCCAGCGCCCCCGTCTGGCTGGACACCTGATTCAGCGCGTCTTCGAGTTGCGCCTTGGACTCGGCGGCCTTGGCCTTCGCTTCGGACTCGGCGGTGGCGAGCACGGCGGAGGTCTCCGATGTGGCAGAGTTCAGCTTCGCGTTCACCGCCGAGGAGGCGCCACGGTAGGCGGCGGTCGCATCTCCGACCGCGCCGCTCACGCCCGCGCTCAGGTCGCCCTTCGCCGTCTCCACCTGCGGGGTGACGTCATACGTGGGCGTGGTCGGGGCGCCTCCGGGCTCCTCCTTCGTCTGGATGAGCAGACGCCCCTCGGAGATGCGGATGATCTCCGTGTCGTTGGCGTTCACCCGGCCCATGTTCCAGACGGGGTTTCCGTCCTGGTAGTCGTGGGTGATGGCCGTCTGATTGGTGCCGCGCTTGCCGAGGAGGAGTTGGTCGCCCTGGCTGTCTTGCGGCACGCGCGAGCCCTCGGCCCAGTCGAGGAAGCGGTGCAGCTCGGCGCGCTCGAAGTGCAGCGCGACCAGGGCGCGTTCGTTCTTGTAGGGCGGGAAGTAGAAGTGACCCGAGAAGGCGCCGGGTTCGGCCGGGACGCTCACGGTCTTGTTCCACAGCGGAATGGTGATGCGGTAGTTCGTGACGGAGGTCTTCGGGTCATCCACCTGGAGGTAGATGCGATCCGTGGCCTCGCCGCCCGGGCTGTGAATCTTCCCCTCGACGTAGATGGGATAGCGGGGCGGGCGGTACGTGGGGAGGCTCGGGGCGGTGTCCGCTTTCTGCTCCAGCAGGGTGGAGAGCGTGACGTCGTAGCCTTCGAGCAGGTCCTGCTGACCCTGGTGCTGTCCTTCGTCGATGCGAAGGCCTTCGAGCGCCAGCTCGCGCACGCGGAGGTCCTCGCCCTCACCGACGAGGTCGGGACTCCAGAGTCCGCCTTCCATGCGGAGCAGCACGCCGGGTTGCAAGGGCAGGGGAGGGAAGTCCTTGAACGACACGCGCACCTGCCGCTGGCGCAGGCGGAGGCGTCCCTTCTCCAGGGACTGTCGCTGCTCGGCCTCGGCGGCGATGGGGGTGCGCACGAGCATGTCGTGCTGGATGCCGGGCTCGGTCTGCGCCTGTTCGAGCGTGACGGTGGTGGGGCGCGTCGAGAAGCCATTGAGGACGCGGGTGGCGTGGCGGATGACCGGAGGCAGCTCCACGTCTGCTCGCTCGACGTGGCGGCGACTGACGAGCGTGGACTTGCCCGTGGCCGTCTTCTTTTCGAGGAACGCGTAGCGGTCCTTGGCGCAGTCATAGGCGAGCACTCCGCCGCGCGTGTCCATGAACCAGATGACGAAGTCGTAGAAGCTCGCGGCCGGGTCGTCCTCGCCAATCCCCAGACAGATGAGCGCCTGCTTCGCTTCGAGCACGTCCCAGTCCAGGTCCAGCGCCATGCCTCCGGCCTTGTGGAGGTTGAGCAGCTCGGAGACCTTCTTGTCGGTGTGCAGCTCGATGGGCCGGTGCTGGCGCCACAGCACCTGCGCGCTGTCGGCGAACTCGATGTCATAGCGGCGGAAGGCGCGGCCCTCACCCTGCGCCGTGCCATGCTCCACGCCGGTGAGCCCTCGGGAGCGCGCAATCCCTTGGACGACGAGCGGCGTGGGCGGAGGGTCGTACACCCCGGCGACGGAGAAGCGGACTCGGAGCAGGTCCGGCTTGCTGAAGGCGAGGAAGAGCGGGGCGTCGGCCTTTTCCAACGAGGTCCAGAACCGCACCGTGCCCGTGAAGCCATAGGGCGAGAGGCGAAGGGAGAAGTGCTCCACCTGTCCACCGGGAATGGTGAAGGCCCTCTCCCCAAGGGTCAGCGTCAGCTCCAGCTTCAGCTTCTCCTGAAACGACATCCCGCCTCCGCGCGCCGCCCTCGGTCGGGCCAGGCGCGCGGCGCGGATGATAACTCGGCCTCTCTCCGTCCACGAGCAGACGCTTCATGGGCATGAGCCGCCTCGGCGGTGTCACCGGCGACAAGGCGGCCGAGGGCGCCCCGCAGCATCTCCAGACATGCGGAGCGTATGATGAGTCAAGCCCTCTCCCTAATGGCTCCTGCTCGCCGTCCTGGCATTCACTTGCGTCGTCTCCGCAGCCAGTCCTGTTCCCACCTACCAGACCCAGACGATCGAGGGCTGGACGGTTCGCATTGATGACCGCCTGTTCGCTGCGGCGAACAAGTCCCTGACGGACAAGGCGTTGGTGCTCCTGGCGGCGCAGCTCAAGGAGGTCGTCCGGCTCGTCCCGGCAGGTCCTGTGGCTCAGCTTCGCAAGGTGACGCTGTGGCTTTCGCCGCCCTATCCCAACGCACCGCAGGTGGGTCAGTACCACGCTGCCGAACCCTGGCTTCGCCGGAGTTGTCGCAACATGGCGATGCTGAAGAGCATCGAGTTTTCAAACGTTCTCATCTTCGAGCAAGAGACCAGGCGGATGCCCATCTTCGTGCTGCACGAACTCAGTCACGCCTATCACGCCCGGGTGCTCGGCGAGCACGCCGGCATTTCGGCTGCGTATGCGCGAGCGCTCGCCAACAAGAGCTACGACTGCGTGGAGCGCCGGCGTGGGCCGGGGCAGCCCAACACCTTCGAGCGTGCTGAAGCTGCTGAACGAGACCAGGGCTTGGCCAGCGCGCCTTCGCCGCCCTTTCAAAATGTCTCGAGGAAGGTCTTCATCTCGCGCAGCACCTCGTCATGGTTGGTGAGCCAGACGTAGTGCCGCGCGTGCTCGAGCTTGATGCCCTTCCAGTTCGGCATGCTCATCACGCTCAGCATTTCGGCGTCCCGCTGGATCGCCCTGGCGCTCAGGGCCCTCAACTTCTCCTGCACGGGAAGGTCCATTTGGGAGAAGCCAGGGAGGTCCTCCGGCCGCCCGGCCCGAGGCTGCTCCACGTAGAGGAAGAGCACGGCCGCCGTCA is part of the Myxococcaceae bacterium JPH2 genome and encodes:
- a CDS encoding type VI secretion system baseplate subunit TssF, coding for MKDFSERIYLDFLQELDGLERFRQRFQERHPAAPLDREDPDVRRLIEAMAFFSVQTRHATLMNLRSTWRRLFAGFFDFLLEPVPAAAMAQAVPTEKMVEPVVLTRGTELRLTPAEGVSGSFRLQRDLRVLPIFLKQTDVVPQVRSGHRLILRFESRFARKDAIDVLSLHVRHLDDYRSSLAVFHALRRHVQQVSVVYDEEADEHSAGSPCEVSFNRDPPAPDDTALYAHPFQRLRAFFQFPERQLFLHVKVPPPRNSSWQRFSLCLDLDKDWTVGRSLHPDFFQLFTVPLVNLKAEPAQVIVADGTRAEHPILSMSAGREFSLHSVTGVFEMTKAGLSPLRPAFLPGRGPSYEVDETFDDDLSSRQSLIVRMPEAFTAPRKIVLEALWHQPQFSPQAAGRVEVTVPGRHIEGLRWQTVGSLQPHRDSTVRNDVEALTQFLAWKAKATLGRDEVVALLGHLGTPAESPFRRVLPWLKDLRCSVVPDSALKGTGLRHVYEVVMEPFDAGYEPVVVCFLEQVRDLLDAWNNEATVELRASVAGLGPLPLP
- a CDS encoding DotU family type IV/VI secretion system protein, whose amino-acid sequence is MKLELWHSILATQRRVRALFDRILPAEPAPGARRAQVRVGMEALGHLEQQLLVELERLRAAFGETLRPDEVEDVIRPFAYFIDEQVLRRLADAEQPMWPLLQQNLFQVDAGGDLFYDFVEEKLRRQDTPPIVFEMLRFCLAAGFTGRLVGQPERIRAFKDRLSERIPQPFAVPAAPLAVPEGAPPTIYDFPSHYYLVTAAIVVGLPVLLWWSSN